TGTGAGGAACCCTAACCAAATTCCGACCGCCATGGCGATCCTCCTTGTACCCTTTGATTACCCTTGTCCTCCTGTAAGGTTTGGTGTATGGATATTCGTTAATTCGATAAGTCTGTATACACGTTTACATGATTGTTAAAACGGCCCCAGTAAGAAATTATCCATCTGAAACGCAGGCGTATCCACCCAGTCAGGGTCGAAATTTGCCTTGACAATGCCGGGCATCCATGCGATCTTGCCGTTTGTACAGAGGGTCCCTTCGTTTATCTTGCGAATCGAACTGTTCGTTACAAAATTAACCCCTGTAGCAACCGTGGCATCTTGCGAACAGCGGTTGACCATAATCCCGCCGATTCGAACCCTTACATCCATTCCAGATCTCCCCTTTCACCATTCCCCATATTGTATACTTCAATCGGCGGTTCTGTGTCGGTGAACCGATTGACGGACTCCCACATAGAATGACATGAGCCTATATCGAAACGAACGGATCACATTCATGGGGAGGAGGTTGTCGGATGAACGTATCGATCACGATCAATATCGGAACGATCAAAGTGATCTCGATGACAACGGCAAGTACCATTGCGATCGGCAAAAGCGGCGTCTCCAACCGCAACAACAGCAAATCAAACACTGGGCCGACAACAACAACAGACGGTAATGTATATATGCCAGTCGGAACGCAAGTCAATTATGATCCGGATCACATGGACACTCCCGAATGGGGAGGAGACAACATTGTTAACGCTTCGGCACTTTAGATAAACGGACATTTCACACTCGGTTTACGAGCAGCGAATATGTAAGACAAACTTTTCCCATAGTCAGAGCAGCCTCATATAAGGCAAAAGACCGAAGATGTCTTCGGCCTTTTGCAAAATTTGATCAATAGACTGGGACCGTTTTGCAAACTGTCGCAGCCCCTGCCCCATACGGAACCAACAGGAAGAACAATACAAAAATGATCAAGAATACAACTGCCCATTGCGTGTAATAACCAAACGTGCCGTACATTGTTTATAACCTCCTTAGGGTGTTATGAAAAACCATCCACAGTTCTAGTTAATGCGGTCTGCAAGTCACTCGAAACGGACAATAACCTACAGTAAAATAACCCATTTTATCCGCATTGCACATCAAGACCGTCCGTTTTTCCTGCCCAGCAGCACCCCATAAGAAAGATACTTCGCACAACGGGACATAAGTCGCAGATTGCGTTCAAACATTTTTTTCACGTCAGGATCTCGATACACATCTTCGTCCACCTGTTGAAAAGGATCCGGGTAATCAAAACTCCCGGCTTTTACAAAATCGCCCGGTACCGCAACCGGTTTCCATACACCCGTGGTTTCAAAATCCGCATTTACGAGCAATTTGAGCCACTCCTTTTGCGTCGGAACCTGCTTGACTCCGTACAATTCCGAAATGGCCCGTTTGACCGGACGGGGCAACAATTTGTTGGCCATCATCTCTCGGTCATAGAGCCGGCCGCCCGGTCGCAATACACGTCGATATTCGGGGAGAGCCCGTTTGGCATCCACAAACACCGTAACCGATTCAAGCAAAAGGATATCGAACTGATTGGCCGGAAACGGCAGGTCGCAGGCATCTCCTTCCACCCATCGTACAAACACCCGCTGGCGCTGCGCCCGAAATCTCGCTTTCCGAAGCATCGCCGGACGAATATCCAACGCCGTCACATCATACCCTTGACCTGCCAAATAGCAGGCGGTTCTGCCCGTTCCGCAGCCCACCTCCAAAATCTTGCTGCCAGGTAAAAAAGAAACATCTTTCAAAAAATCGATTGTTGCGGCAAATCCACCTGGATGCGCACTGCCGACTCCCTGTTTGGCTAATAAATCCTGATAATCCATATCCGCTCTCCCCTCTCGCTATCCGTCGCCCTTTTTTCTAATACATTCAAAAGCACAAATGCCCGTTACGGTCAGACGCCTAAGGCAAAACGCCTATCTTTGCCGATTCCTCAAAAAATCAGCACTAGCGGAACGCTTGGACATTTGTCCGTTCGTAGAATGATAGCAAACGATACCAAAGGAGGATTCGCATGGCGGTCACGTATGAACACGCCCGGCAGTTTATCGGGCAGCCGGTTATAGCACATTGCCAATCGGGAAGATATTACGGAATTGTGCACAGAGTAACCCGTGACGGTATTTGGCTGCAGCCGCTGCCGCAAAGAGGAGTTCCGGTAAACGGAAGCGCGGCGGAACAAAATGCGGTTACAGCCGACCAACCTGACAAAACGGACTTCGAACAGGTGTATTACCCTTACTATGGGTATGGGTATTACAGACCTTTTGCCCCTTTGTTCTTTCTCCCATTTTTCACATTATTGGCGCTGGCGCCGTTCTTCTTGTGGTAAAAAAATCAGTTACAGGAAAAAAGACCAACGAAAGGCCTCATCTGGCTTCATTCGTCGGTCTTTTTAAACCGTTATCAATTGGTTATGGATGATCTGCTTGACCTCTTCCTTGCAGATTTCCAGATCGGTTGCATCTATCCGCTGAAACGGACCGTGATACTGCTGCATCGAATGAGCATAGCGCGGATCGTAATATTTCACAAGGAGGATTTCGGCCAACTGATCGTACCGATACTCTTCAATGTACTGCCAAGCGAATTTACGGTCATCCGGCGGCAACTTTTTTTCAATCGATTGCAGAGCATGTGTTACTTTTTCATGAAAGTCCGGATCGTCGACCACATACTGGTCAAGCGTCCTCTCTACCCGAACAGACAAAGGCGCTTCCAGCAGAATATGCAGCCCCGCTTCTTTTGCCTCAACCAAAAAATCAGGCATATTGACACGGCCAATCCGCTTGCTTTCCGCTTCGATAATCAGATAGGGCGCGCCCTTCAATTCTTCAAGCCTGTCCAATAGCAAAGAGTCAAACATGCGCTGATTGCGTGGGTGTTCCCCAATAGAGCCGAAAGCGGAACCTTTATGCCCCGCCATTCCCTCCAGATCGACGACAGGTTCCCCATCATCCGCCAAACGTTTCAACAATTCCGTTTTCCCGGTGCCGGTCATGCCGTGGATCACCACACACCTTGCGCTCAGTTGAAAATGGGCCAACCGTTCCGTCACTGTCTCCCGATACGCGCGATAGCCACCTTCCAAACGCAGGGCTGGGATTCCCAACAGGTCAAGAACCGTTGCAACGCTTTTGCTGCGCATGCCACCCCGCCAACAATAAACCACAGGCTGCGTATCAACGGCCGCTTGCTGAATCTGTTTGACCAGATCAGGAAGTTTGCTGGACACAATTTGCAAACCCAACTCTTTTGCCTGCCCCTGGCCAACCTGCTTATAAACGGTTCCTACGCGGGCCCGTTCTTCATTATTCAAGAGTGGTATGTTTACAGCACCCGGAATGTGCGACTCCTGGTACTCACCTTCCGAACGCACATCAATCAGGGTGATCCCCTGTCTTCGTTCAATATCTTCATACTTGACATCTCGCGACAATGCCATTCATCCCTTTATGTGTCTTTTCCCCATTATACCGAAATAACGACAAATTCCAACATCAGACTGGTACGCCTTGTCCCCCATTTTCATATCTTATAGTACATCCCCGAAAGGAGGTCCCAAGTTGTTTTCATCCGAACGTTTGCTGAAAGCCGCTGTACTTCTGTACCTGCTTTCGGCGTTTATTGGCAGTTTCTTATTGATTCTCTTGCTGCGGATCGGGGTGTTCGATTACCAGCTTCGCGGATTGCCCGACATATATACATTGAAAAATTACTTCTGTTACGCCTTTTCCGGAGCAATTGGAGGAACGTTATATTGTCTGCGGCTGTTCTATTGGCATAATATCCAAGGGCTGTTAAATATCCGCAAATGGTGGATCTGGTATGGACTGCGTCCAATTATGAGCGCCGGAACAGCCGTTATGTTTGTTCTTTTGCTAAAAAGCGGACTGTTGTTTCTGCAAATTTCCGATTCAATAGCCCCGTCGATCGGCCTCGCCTTTCTCGTTGGATATGGATTCGGCAAAGTAATGGATAAGTTGGATGGTGTAACCGAAACACTGTTTAATGGTCACTCAACAACCACTCCGGTGAAAGAACCTTGCAGAGAGAACCCGATTCATGTTTCACCTACAACAAACACCGATTCCCCCGACCTCGACCAACCAATGGAACAACTGAAAGAGAAAGAAAACCGTTAAACGGATTATTCTACTCAAAAAAACGTGCGATTTCCGCCAGTATCATTCGATCCGGATACTCAGCCGCCTGTTGCCGACAGAACTCGGTAAAATCTTCGAATGACTCGGCGGGAATCGTCACTTTCACCTGTTTGTCCTCATCCTCCATATCTTCACCATAACGAATGACGAGCGTCTCCTCCCCATCCGTCAAATCATCCCACCATTCTTTCCGAAACGCGATGTCAAATCCCCGTCCTTCGTGGCGCACCCCCATTATCACAAGCGGGCCTGTCCCGTCACGGCCTGCCGCCCAACGGATCGACAGTTCTTTGTACTCCGCCCCAAGGCCCAGCCATTTTTCGATAATGGCTGCCGCATCGGGAATCTGGATCACCAACTGGTCTTCTTCATGCTTCAACTGTTTCGGGTATACCAACATACCAATCCCTCCTGTGCCAATCCTTTCCATTATAGAATACCCACCGGCATAGTGCTATAATAGCAATGACTGACAGAAATCAACCGTACCGAGGTGACATTTGTGGCAAAGAAAAATCGGCCGCAAGCCTATCAGCCAAAGCCGCAAACAACCGATAAACCTGCTACCCTCAAGGATCTGCTGAACGAAGAAACGCTTGCCAAATTAAAAAGCCAACAGGCGGAACTGCAGGCAGAAGAAGACAGACGTCAAGCGGAAAAACGGCTGCAGGAAGAAGCTGCCCGCAAGGCGGAACAAAAGCGACTGGAAAACGATTTTGAATATCTTCTCAAAAACAGCAACCAAGATTGGCGCAAATATAAATAATTCATTACATAGGATAGGTGATATCAGATGGATTGCATTTTTTGCAAAATTGTAAAGGGAGAAATCCCTTCCAAAAAAGTGTACGAGGACGAGCACGTGGTAGCGTTTCACGACATCAATCCAATCGCTCCGGTGCACATACTGACGATCCCGAAAAAACACATTTCGTCTCTGATGGCAATTGAGCCGGAAGACAAGGAACTGATCGGGCACATTCATTTGGGATTGCAAAACGTAGCCAAAGAAATGGGTGTGGCTGAATCCGGATTCCGCGTCATTACGAACATTGGGACGCACGGACAGCAAACTGTTTTTCACATTCACTATCACTTGATTGGTGGCCGCCAACTCGAATGGAAAGCGTAAACAGAGGTTGACCGCAACTATGGCGAGCGGAAAAATGCTGAGTCAAATGACTGTGGAAGAATTGAAAGAAGAAATGGATCGTCTGAAAGAACGCGGGCAACAATTGTTTGACGAGGGCGATTATAGCGAAGCGATGGTTGTTCGCACTCGCTGGTATCTGGCGGCTTCTTATCTGATGGATGCACAATCGATTGAAATTGGGGGCCAATTTTTTATTGAAGGAGAACCGGGCGGCGTATTTACCGTTTCCCATATTGACGGTGTCATGGCGCACGGCCGAATATCCAACAACCCATTCCCCGTGGCCTACCCGATTGCGATGCTGACGAAGGAGCCGCCTGTGTAACGGTGTAACAGCGTTCCAAAAACCATAAACCGGTTCTCACGGCTGATTTTTGGCCACGATTGAGAGCCGGTTTCTGCTTGAGTTTAAATTTGTAGTCCAGTAAAGTCATTCGCATCATAAGCGGGCAAATCGAAAAGATCAGAGTCCGCATTGATAAGATGTGAAATTCGGGTACCCGTGAATCCTCCTGATACCGTCAAGGCGCCATTGTTTTGTTTGGTCGAATTCCGATTTTGGATGATGTTTATCCCCAGGCCCGTACATCCACCTTGCGTTATAGTATTTGATTTAACGAATCCAAACCACAAACTTACCGGGACCAGCATCCTATTCTCCTCGCTTTAACTATTTTTCATTTACCTATACTTGTGGGCCGGCAAAGTCTTGCGCATCAAAGGTGGTCATATCTTGTGCGTCTTGATCTCCATTTAAATTCATACCGAACCCTATCCAGTTAACTCCATCACCAATCGTAATGCTGCCGTTGTTTTGTTTTGTCGAGTTCCGATTTTGAAATACGTTTTGTCCAAACCCGACTGAACTGCCTTGCGTAAGTTGATCGTTTTTAAAAAAACCGAATGTAAATAATGCCGGCATTGGTTCTCCCCCCAAGTCCCTTGTATAATATGCAAAACCAAGACTGTTCGCCCGTAATATTACACTTCATGGCTAACTTTTATCCCCAAAACTGAGGAAAGCAAACGATGGACGACCTTAGGTGGCTTAAAGCACAAAATCTTATACATTTGTATTTTTATGGCTCCCACCGGTTTGGTCAGCTTTAACTTTGCAGTCGTCAATCACCCGTTTTGGAATTATTTTTAAAGCGAACATGATACTTAACGGTACAATAATTGCATTATTCAGGGACCCCAAACGGGAATAAAGTCGGGAATCAAATCAATCGGACTAAACGCATAAGCGACAACACAGACAGCGAAAAATTTTGCAAACCAAGGTGTGCGATTATCCTTATAAGCCAAATAAAGTACAAAAAGTTTCCTTTCTAACTGTTTCGCCCACGCCTTTAATTTACCAAACAAGAATTCCCCCACTCCTTGTATAGACAATCACCCCCATTTTACTATGCGTTACTGCCCGACCGTATTCCGGATATCACCTTTTTCCAATCCTTTTTTATAGAGGAATTTTTCGTTAGTGAGGGAGTTGGGCATTCTATAAGGATTCGAAGTGGACACTTCTGTGAGCCACGTTACTTCCATTTTAGCGTTCGCTCTCTAAAATGAAGTTCAGGCATAAGTCGTGCCAAGGCACCATAGGTGCCAGGTCACGCTATATACCCAGAGGGCATAAGTCGTGCCAAGGCACCATAGGTGCCAGGTCACGCTATAAAGGAGAATGTTTGGATGACTCAAGCAATGAAGAATAGGGTATTTCGTCGGATGTACGCCCCCGATCGACTCACCCTTGGTGTCTTTATGTCAATTGAGGCTTTCGATGGTGACCCTGCTTTGCAGGAGGATCAGGAACGAATCGCGAAAATGGCGGATGAGAGCGGGTTTACTGCCCTGTGGGTTCAGGATGTGTCGTTGTGGGACCCAAACTTTGGAGATGTGCGGAATAAGTACGACTCTTTCGTGTACCTGACGTATTTGATGAGCCTGACAAAACGGACCGCGCTGGCCACCGCGTCTACTGTGCTTACCCACCGGCACCCACTGCGCCTGGCCAAAGAGACAAACACGTTGGACCAGCTTTCGGGCGGACGATTTGTGATGGGAATGTCTTCCGGCGACAGGCCGATTGACTTCGCCGGATACGGGTTGGATCCCGAGACACGAAGCGCCCGATTTCGTGACGCGTTCGATTTTTATAAGCGGCTCACCACACAGCCTTACACGGGTGTCTCTTCTCCGCTCGGAACAGTACCACCCGGCGAAATGGTTCCACAGGCGCTCTCCTACGTTCCTACCCTTGTCGTTGGACAGGCGCAGCAAACGATGGACTGGATTGCCGAACACAGTGACGGGTGGATGAACTATGCGCGTCCGCTGTACATGCAGTCGCATGCAATCAAGGAGTTTCGCACGAAAGTCGAGCAATACGCGCCAGGCGTGTTCAAACCGTTTAGTCAGCCTTTATTTCTCAACCTGGTAGAAGATCCGAAAGCAGACCCGATCCCTATTCGTTTTGGCTTCACAACCGGGCGAGAGTTTCTGCTTGAACATTTGGAAGAAATGCGATCCGCCGGTATCAATCATGTGGTGATTGCTCCCCAGAAGGAAGCGACGCGGCCTGCGCTGGAAGTTCTGCAGGAGATTGCGGAAGAGGTTTTGCCTCATTTTCCTGCGCATGAGTAAAATGCTACAATTGGAAAAGTGGGATTTGTGCATAAACAAAGAAACATGAAAAGGAGGTCGGTTTCGATGAGCGATAAAGAGAGCGCAGGACGTCGTGAGTTGGCGACGTTCGCCGGAGGATGCTTTTGGTGCATGGTCACACCATTTGAAGAACTGCCAGGGATTTATGGAATCGTGTCCGGCTACACGGGCGGCCATACGGTAAACCCCACCTATGAAGAGGTGTGCTCCGAAACTACCGGGCATGCGGAAGCGGTGCAGATCACTTTTGATCCTGATGTGTTTCCTTACCGCAAACTGCTCGACCTCTTCTGGCGGCAAATCGACCCTACCGATTCGGGGGGCCAGTTTTATGACCGGGGCGAGTCGTACCGTACGGCTATTTTTTACCACAACGAGGAACAAAAAAGGCTTGCAGAGAAGTCCAAACAGGAACTCAGCGAAAGCGGACGATTTGATAAACCGATTGTGACGGAAATCGTACCCGCTGGACCTTTTTACCCAGCGGAAGAGTATCATCAGGATTTCCACCAAAAAAATCCAGCTCACTACAAAAGATACCGCCAGGGTTCCGGGCGAGACGCTTTTATCGAACGGCATTGGTCGCTGCGCAAAAACGAGCAGGAACTCCGCAAACGGCTGACACCCATGCAGTACGCGGTCACGCAAGAAAATGCCACGGAGCCTCCTTTCCAAAATGAGTTTTGGAACCACAAACAGGAGGGCATCTACGTGGACATCGTCTCGGGCGAGCCGCTGTTCAGTTCTTTGGACAAGTTTGATTCCGATTGCGGATGGCCCAGTTTTACCAAGCCGCTGCACAGTTCCAGCATCAAAGGACGAACGGATACCAGTCATGGCATGGTGCGGATGGAAGTGCGCAGCCAACAGGCCGACTCCCACCTCGGCCATGTATTTAACGACGGGCCCGGCCCGAATGGCCTGCGTTTTTGTATCAACTCCGCCGCTCTCCGTTTTATTCCGAAAGAAGATTTGGAGAAGGAAGGGTATGGGGAGTACGTGCACTTTTTTACACGTTCATGACAGGAAAGCTCCTTGCATCAACAGCAGGGAGTTTTTTTGTCCGGTTTTCTCTTCACCTCAGATGACTATTTTACCAAGGATGAAATCCGCTTTTTGAATGGTTTGTTAACGCTTCTCAACAAACAGTAAGATGAATGTCGCCAGGGGACCTAATAATAAAGAAAGCAAAAACCAATTGAGTCCGGTTCTATTCTTAGACTGGGCTAAACCTGCGTTAATTAGGGCCAATGTCCCCCACCCAACAAAATATTGCTGCTCCATTTCGATTCCTCCCTTTGACACTCCACACGGCTAAAGCTGGGATTCTTGGTAGCATTCCCATACCTGGGAGTTCCGCCTTGCGGCTCCAAGCGATCCCCGTGTGTCCCACGGTTGAGTCCGCATAGGCGGACGTGCTGGGAAGGTGCAAGCCTTCGCGCAGGATGTTTCTCGCGGCGTTGACATCCCGATTATGGGTGGCGCCAAATTGTGGGCATGTCCATTCGCAGACAGACAAGTCCTTGGTCTCACTATTGCGGTGCCCGCATTGGGAGCAAAGCTGGCTCGACGGGAATGTGGGCGAAACGATTACCGCCTGCCGCCCGTACCATGCGGCTTTGTACTCCAACTGCCGCCGGAATTCCGACCAACTGGCGTCGGCGATGCTTTTCGCCAGTCGGTGATTTTGCTGCATGTTCTGCACTCGCAAATCTTCCAAGCTGATCACTTGGTTCTCGCGAATCAGCCGGGTGGATAGCTTGTGCAGAAAATTCTGGCGGCAATAGCGCACTCACAAAAAATGAACGTGTCCATAAGCTGGGGAAATGTCTTAGATGCGAGAATTCACTTCGCAGTCGTCTGGATGTGACCCCCTTGATCTTCGCCATGATGCCAGATGGAGAATCCGTGGGGAGACAATGGAGATACAAATGAACATGATCCGGCATGACTTCCATTCCGAGAATCAGCCAGTCGTTTTGCGCACAAATCTCGCTCACCAGTTCCTTGAATCGCAATTCGACCTGGCGAACGAGAACTCTTCGTCGGTATCTCGGACTGAATACAAAATGATAGTGGATGAGCGATACGGTTGTTTTTGAATGACGATATTCCTATCCCATACCATGATTATATCAGTCTAATCATGGAACGGCAACGCGCTTCAGCCCACCCCTAAAGGAGTGGGTTCAATATGGGCGTCTCTCCTCCGAAAAAGAATGGTAGATGCCCGTATTGTATCTGTTAGAGTAAACTGGAAGTCAAGCGTGCCAAACAAAAACTTTTCGTTACTATGATTGTGTCAGATGACCGTTTTGAATCAAATCTGGCATCTATTTACAGGAATCTTTTGCGTATTGTAGAATGTAGAATAAGGTATAATTGTAGTCTACAACTTAATACAAGCAATCAGGTGCCTTTTCAGGCATAACAGGGAAATAGGTGAAATTCCTATACAGTCCCGCTACTGTGACCGAAGAGAGACTCCATAAAATACCACTTAGTTGAACTAGGGAAGGTTTGGAGAATCGATGACGCGGAAGTCAGGAGACCTACCTGATTGAATGAGCCAAAAACCTTCGAGGAAAGGTGGTGTATAATCCATAGTCATGGATGACTTCGTACATCTGGTATGGTGAATTTTCCCTCAACAGGTTATTTGTTGAGGGTTTTATTTTATGTCGATAGACATCCATATTTTATCCTATCGGCATAAGGGCGATGGGGCCCTAACAAAGTGCCTGTCACTTTGTTGGGTGTAACTTTGGCTCGCCAAAGCCTTTGGCTGGGCGAATTTTCTTTATAAAGAGGTGTTACTATGGATTGGCATATTTTACTGAGCTTTGGTTTAGCCATCTTACTTGGCATCAGACATGGAGTAGACTGGGATCATATTGCGGCCATAACCGATCTTGTGGGAGTCGAAAAAAGTTCAAAACGAGGGATGCTTCTGGCTGC
The sequence above is a segment of the Effusibacillus dendaii genome. Coding sequences within it:
- a CDS encoding class I SAM-dependent methyltransferase; translation: MDYQDLLAKQGVGSAHPGGFAATIDFLKDVSFLPGSKILEVGCGTGRTACYLAGQGYDVTALDIRPAMLRKARFRAQRQRVFVRWVEGDACDLPFPANQFDILLLESVTVFVDAKRALPEYRRVLRPGGRLYDREMMANKLLPRPVKRAISELYGVKQVPTQKEWLKLLVNADFETTGVWKPVAVPGDFVKAGSFDYPDPFQQVDEDVYRDPDVKKMFERNLRLMSRCAKYLSYGVLLGRKNGRS
- the mnmH gene encoding tRNA 2-selenouridine(34) synthase MnmH codes for the protein MSRDVKYEDIERRQGITLIDVRSEGEYQESHIPGAVNIPLLNNEERARVGTVYKQVGQGQAKELGLQIVSSKLPDLVKQIQQAAVDTQPVVYCWRGGMRSKSVATVLDLLGIPALRLEGGYRAYRETVTERLAHFQLSARCVVIHGMTGTGKTELLKRLADDGEPVVDLEGMAGHKGSAFGSIGEHPRNQRMFDSLLLDRLEELKGAPYLIIEAESKRIGRVNMPDFLVEAKEAGLHILLEAPLSVRVERTLDQYVVDDPDFHEKVTHALQSIEKKLPPDDRKFAWQYIEEYRYDQLAEILLVKYYDPRYAHSMQQYHGPFQRIDATDLEICKEEVKQIIHNQLITV
- a CDS encoding YqkE family protein, with protein sequence MAKKNRPQAYQPKPQTTDKPATLKDLLNEETLAKLKSQQAELQAEEDRRQAEKRLQEEAARKAEQKRLENDFEYLLKNSNQDWRKYK
- a CDS encoding histidine triad nucleotide-binding protein codes for the protein MDCIFCKIVKGEIPSKKVYEDEHVVAFHDINPIAPVHILTIPKKHISSLMAIEPEDKELIGHIHLGLQNVAKEMGVAESGFRVITNIGTHGQQTVFHIHYHLIGGRQLEWKA
- a CDS encoding DUF1811 family protein — encoded protein: MASGKMLSQMTVEELKEEMDRLKERGQQLFDEGDYSEAMVVRTRWYLAASYLMDAQSIEIGGQFFIEGEPGGVFTVSHIDGVMAHGRISNNPFPVAYPIAMLTKEPPV
- a CDS encoding YkvA family protein, yielding MGEFLFGKLKAWAKQLERKLFVLYLAYKDNRTPWFAKFFAVCVVAYAFSPIDLIPDFIPVWGP
- a CDS encoding TIGR03571 family LLM class oxidoreductase, encoding MTQAMKNRVFRRMYAPDRLTLGVFMSIEAFDGDPALQEDQERIAKMADESGFTALWVQDVSLWDPNFGDVRNKYDSFVYLTYLMSLTKRTALATASTVLTHRHPLRLAKETNTLDQLSGGRFVMGMSSGDRPIDFAGYGLDPETRSARFRDAFDFYKRLTTQPYTGVSSPLGTVPPGEMVPQALSYVPTLVVGQAQQTMDWIAEHSDGWMNYARPLYMQSHAIKEFRTKVEQYAPGVFKPFSQPLFLNLVEDPKADPIPIRFGFTTGREFLLEHLEEMRSAGINHVVIAPQKEATRPALEVLQEIAEEVLPHFPAHE
- the msrA gene encoding peptide-methionine (S)-S-oxide reductase MsrA, translating into MSDKESAGRRELATFAGGCFWCMVTPFEELPGIYGIVSGYTGGHTVNPTYEEVCSETTGHAEAVQITFDPDVFPYRKLLDLFWRQIDPTDSGGQFYDRGESYRTAIFYHNEEQKRLAEKSKQELSESGRFDKPIVTEIVPAGPFYPAEEYHQDFHQKNPAHYKRYRQGSGRDAFIERHWSLRKNEQELRKRLTPMQYAVTQENATEPPFQNEFWNHKQEGIYVDIVSGEPLFSSLDKFDSDCGWPSFTKPLHSSSIKGRTDTSHGMVRMEVRSQQADSHLGHVFNDGPGPNGLRFCINSAALRFIPKEDLEKEGYGEYVHFFTRS